AAAAAAATAGAATTGCAGCATCTTATAATTAAAAGCAAAAGAGTGATACCTGTATTGTCAAATTTTCAAATTGTAAAAATGAAAGCAAGCAAAACCTGTTTGATGATATGCCTGCTCTTTTCATTCACAGTGCGTGCACAGGAAATTGTTGAACTGTATCCCGGTTCAATCCCCAATGCAAAGAAATCTGAAAAGAAAGAAACCTTCAACGGAGGAATGTTTCGTGCTGTGACAAAGCCAACACTGGAAATCTATCTGCCAGAAAAAGAGAAAGCAACAGGAACGGCTTTAATTATCATTCCAGGTGGTGGATACAGTGTGGTTGTTTACCAGGGAGAAGGAATTGCTACAGCAAAACAATTTGCAAGTAAAGGCATCGCTGCTTTTGTATTGAAATACCGATTGCCGGATGACTCCATGATGTTGAATAAAACAATTGGTCCCTTGCAGGATGCACAGCAAGCCATCAAATTCGTTCGGGAAAACGCATCGAAGTGGGGAGTTGACACAAACAAAGTGGGTGTTATTGGGTTTTCTGCGGGTGGTCATTTGGCTTCCACGGCAGCAACTCATTTCCAAAAACCGGTGATTGAAAACATAAGCAATACTAATCTGCGGCCCGACTTTCAGATTGTTGTTTATCCGGTCATCAGTATGCAGGACAGCTTAACGCATCGAGACTCCAGAAACAAATTGCTTGGAAATAATCCATCGAAAGAACTTATCAACCAATATTCAAATGAATGGCAGGTTACCAGCAAAACACCACCCGCTTACATCACTCACGCAGCCGACGATAAAGTAGTGGATGTAGATAACAGCATTGCCTATTTTGAAAGTTTAAGACATCAGAATGTTGCTGTTGAAATGCACGTTTATCCAAAAGGCGGGCATGGCTTTATCTTCCGGCAACCGGATTGGATAGAGCCTTTACTTCTGTGGATGAAGAAAAATAATTGGATAAATTAAAACAAGCACCCGAGCACTTTTCACTAAAATGGAAAAAATGTCTATAAACAAAATCACAAGTATTCTTTTTGCTGTTTCTATCGTCGTCATTTTTAGCTATTGCAGCAGCAAATTGAGCCAGTCATCGCCAAACCAGGTAAAAGGATTAAAGGATTATTACAAAGATTATTTTTTGATGGGTGTTGCTGTTACTCCCCGTCAGTTGCAGGGCGAAGACTCGGCTTTAATCGTTAATCATTTCAATAGTGTAACAGCCGAAAACGCTATGAAGATGGGGCCAATTCATCCAGGCGAAAACGAATACTATTGGAAAGATGCCGATGCCATCGCTGATTTTGCTAAAAAACATGGATTGAAGATGCGTGGTCATACCTTATTGTGGCATGCCCAGGCTCCCGCATGGATGTTTAAAGATGCGGATGGTAAAGAAGTATCGAAGGAAGTTTTATCACAGCGGTTAAAAGAACACATAACCACGGTAGTTAACCGGTATAAAGACCGCATTTATGGTTGGGATGTAGTTAACGAAGCAATTGATGATAATGATACAGTTTTCTACCGCAAAACACAATGGCTAAAAATATTTGGTAGCGAAGAGTTTATTGCCAAAGCATTTGAGTATGCGCATGCTGCCGACCCTAAGGCCGTTCTCTTTTACAATGACTACAACACAGAAAATCCAAAGAAGAGAGAGAAGATTTATCAGATGGTTAAAAAACTAAAAGAGTCTGGTATTCCAATTCATGGTGTGGGTTTGCAGGGGCATTGGTCTATCAATAATCCGTCAAGAGAAGAATTGGAAAAATCAATACAGATGTTTTCTTCACTGGGCTTGCAAGTACAAGTAACCGAGCTGGATGTGTCGGTGTATGGAGGCAGGCAAGGCGGACAATTAATTCAGGGTCAGCGTAGAGATACCACCACCAGCTTTACTCCTGAAATGGAAGAACCACAACGGGAAAAATACAAAATGGTGTTTGATGTTTTTCGCCAGTACAAAGAAAAGTTAACCGGTATAACCTTTTGGAATTTAAGCGACCGTTATACCTGGCTGGATGGCAGGGGAAGGAAAAATTATCCCTTGTTATTTGATATAAACCGTCAACCCAAAAAAGTGTATTGGGATGTGGTGAATTTCACGCAGGAAAAAAGCAAGTAATGAACCAATGATTGTATCAGGAAAGTAAATTGAAACTCTTCTTGCAATAAA
The DNA window shown above is from Lacibacter sp. H375 and carries:
- a CDS encoding alpha/beta hydrolase yields the protein MKASKTCLMICLLFSFTVRAQEIVELYPGSIPNAKKSEKKETFNGGMFRAVTKPTLEIYLPEKEKATGTALIIIPGGGYSVVVYQGEGIATAKQFASKGIAAFVLKYRLPDDSMMLNKTIGPLQDAQQAIKFVRENASKWGVDTNKVGVIGFSAGGHLASTAATHFQKPVIENISNTNLRPDFQIVVYPVISMQDSLTHRDSRNKLLGNNPSKELINQYSNEWQVTSKTPPAYITHAADDKVVDVDNSIAYFESLRHQNVAVEMHVYPKGGHGFIFRQPDWIEPLLLWMKKNNWIN
- a CDS encoding endo-1,4-beta-xylanase, which codes for MSINKITSILFAVSIVVIFSYCSSKLSQSSPNQVKGLKDYYKDYFLMGVAVTPRQLQGEDSALIVNHFNSVTAENAMKMGPIHPGENEYYWKDADAIADFAKKHGLKMRGHTLLWHAQAPAWMFKDADGKEVSKEVLSQRLKEHITTVVNRYKDRIYGWDVVNEAIDDNDTVFYRKTQWLKIFGSEEFIAKAFEYAHAADPKAVLFYNDYNTENPKKREKIYQMVKKLKESGIPIHGVGLQGHWSINNPSREELEKSIQMFSSLGLQVQVTELDVSVYGGRQGGQLIQGQRRDTTTSFTPEMEEPQREKYKMVFDVFRQYKEKLTGITFWNLSDRYTWLDGRGRKNYPLLFDINRQPKKVYWDVVNFTQEKSK